The following nucleotide sequence is from uncultured Fretibacterium sp..
CAGCGACTATGCGGTGTTCTGAGGACACCAAAAAGCGATTAAAGATTTAAATTAAAACTGACCTTTACTAAAAATTTACAGGGCGCGAAGCCTCGCGCCCTGAGGAAAAGCTCCGAGAATCGTCACGGGGATCGTGCCCGGGTAGCCCGGCACCACCATGCCCAGGGAGTCGCCCACCAGGATCATGTCCAGCCCCGCCGTCTCTGCGAACATCGCCGTCGGAAAAACGACATTGAAATGAAATATTGCTTGACAGGCATTCCACCTCGGGTTAAACTTCAGATATCGTATCCGATACGATATCTGAAGTTTAACCCGAGGTGGAAAAGTGGAAATACCGAGTGTAGGAGAGATTATCTGCAACGAGATAAGGCAGAGAATTTTTGACGGACAGTATGCTTCTGGTGATCGCATCAATGTCGATGAACTTGCCAGGAAGCTGAACATCAGCAAGACCCCCGTAAG
It contains:
- a CDS encoding 3-methyl-2-oxobutanoate hydroxymethyltransferase, encoding MFAETAGLDMILVGDSLGMVVPGYPGTIPVTILGAFPQGARLRAL